Sequence from the Alosa sapidissima isolate fAloSap1 chromosome 21, fAloSap1.pri, whole genome shotgun sequence genome:
CATGTAAGTGTatcattaaattatttctaccacttcctctctcctttctactCTTGGCTTTCTTTTCTTAGCCAAATAGTTTGCATAGTTTGCTCATAAAaaagatgtttgtgtgaacagCTTGGGTTTGTTTATGTCCACATCTTGAATATCTCTCTTAAATGTCATCTATCAACAACAACGATACTTCAACTATGGCCTACCTTTAAACCTGCTCTGACAATCAGAAAGCATGAATAGCTGGAGTGCCTTTAGGTTTATAATCAAAGCATGTCTTAATGACAGCCATGTGAATAACATTTCCAGGGAAGGAAATGGAAATTCTTATGCTGAAACCTGCTGCTATTTTATACACATGTGTGCCAGAAGGTGTGATGTCTGGGAGAGATAGGAGGGTGTCAGTCAATCATTGTCTGTATCTCTTACATGTGCTGTATATGTGGATAggtgagtgtgtctgagagagagaataagtagAGGATGTTGTTTGTTACATATTTATTAACTATGTATTATTTTTAGAAGGCACTGATCAGGAGTGGCACCTTGAAATTCGTTGTGTTAATACACTGTATTCTATGCAATGACAAATAAAGCTTCAATTCAGTCCTCTTAAATATGGACATGAAATATCTCAAATTCTCAGCTGTGCAGCACAAtgcatttctattttattttatattgtcACTAGTTTGGTTGATTGGTTCACCATATATATTGGGTGCTACACAAATTAACTATTAAAACTACACAATATCAGACTTAATTGAGGTATTAATGAAGCGTCACCTCTAAGGAACATTTGCTGAGATTGTTCTTGCCAAGGTAGACCTGCCGGTAGACGAAGTACGGGGCGCTCAGGCCTGACGCGAGTACCCACACAAGAACACTGATGAGCCGCGCGGCAAAGAGAGTCCGGCGCTGCTTAGTGAAAACGGGCCGCCACACGCACAGAGCCCGGTCCAAACTGATGACCGCCAGCAGGAACACGCTGCAGAACATGTTGGTGTACTTGAAGAAGCCGTTGAACTTGCAAAGGAAGACGCCAAACGGCCAGTGGTCAAAGAAGAGCTTCTTGGTCAGAGAGATGGCGCGAGTCAGGCAGAAAATGAGGTCAGCTACGGCAAGGTTAACTAGCCACACATTGGTGACTTTGGCCCTCAGACGCACTCCGGCCACCCAAATGACCACTGTGTTGCCAAAAGTTCCCAGGACGACAGTGAGGGTGTAGAGCACTATGGTGATATTGTCTGTGATGGCATCCATGTCCACGACTGTCTTATCCCCTTTAGAAGAGGGGGCGGCAATCGGAGGCTGCATGCCTGAGTTGGAGGCCATTTCTGAAGAACAGACAAATGAGGATGGGGGAGATGGGATTAAGATaaatcatatacagtatatactttacttatatatatatatattgcacaAAATAGTACTTTATCAATATTGTACACAGAGTAAAATTTTTACGTTCTTCTATCCTGCTATATTTTTACGGTGCGGTATTAGTATATCCAGTATACACTGTGGTGATTTTGATTCTGATGCAAGTGATGAAAAATAACCGCAGACCTGAAAAGAACAATGCCCATCGCTGCCCTTGGGAGCATGTGGACTTCCGTTCAGTTTCTGCTCATGACAAAAGCCAGGGGGCAGGCAATGTCTGAGTCACCGTCTGCCCCCTGTCTGGAAAAAATCTGCCCCAGTTTGTTTATCGCTGGTACAGGTTCCCTATACTTAATTTTGATCCAATATAAATAGATTTTAGTAcacttaaaaaaagaaatgtcctCAAAAAGGCAAGAATAGATCTGGAATGATAGAATTGGCATTAGAAGATAGAAGATGTATTTTTATGGCGTGTGCTTGCTCTAATCATCATGTTTTACTTCTTTTAAAAGGGAACTGTGCTCGAAAATGCTAATCCTGCTGTTTTGTTTCACTTCccgatttcttttttttttagaaaaaagagTAGCCTACTTTCGAACTATCCATGTCCTgtccagta
This genomic interval carries:
- the LOC121696179 gene encoding fMet-Leu-Phe receptor-like, whose product is MASNSGMQPPIAAPSSKGDKTVVDMDAITDNITIVLYTLTVVLGTFGNTVVIWVAGVRLRAKVTNVWLVNLAVADLIFCLTRAISLTKKLFFDHWPFGVFLCKFNGFFKYTNMFCSVFLLAVISLDRALCVWRPVFTKQRRTLFAARLISVLVWVLASGLSAPYFVYRQVYLGKNNLSKCSLEVKEKEGEEVAKIVLYSIRFLCGFLLPFLVILVCYVLAAIGIRRTRLNRKSRPLRILAGLVCTFFVCWAPYHCLLLVKMMDSKSQAVKVGLTVAKGLAYFNSCINPVLYFCMGLTTRSRFQQTLSGVYRRALGDDGDGATSQSQEQTVDDSSGSNPKHVHTQAQLQGKPSPHAITDV